DNA sequence from the Ctenopharyngodon idella isolate HZGC_01 chromosome 14, HZGC01, whole genome shotgun sequence genome:
ATTGATTAGAATTTGAAAATAAGTGTTGATCGCTAAATCTGTACCACACAATGCAACGCTAAGCAGTTTGAAGCTGGAGATATCATTTGATTTTTATTCATGTATTAAACAAGCTTCCACGGaagaaatttaaaatattctcatcTTTTCCCTCTCTTGAATATATATACCTTTGACAACTGTTAAGACAAGCACagttttatattgtacaaactgAAAGCAATATATGTTTGGCACAGAAATAACAGATTGCAACAATACAGGTGAGTAGAAATTCCCAGAGTTAACCCTGCTCCTGCGCCACGGTTCGACTGACTGAACGATCAGACAGCCAAGGTTAGTTTTATGGATTAGACCTgattaaaaaaaggttaaaaaacatACAGAATCTAGAGTTTGAGAAATGCtgcaaatataaatgaaatggGCCTGAGTTGATGTTTGGTGTAGCTGAACGCGATTGTACTGTATCTGacttaaaaaaatctgtatgaATTCAGAATGTAATCCGCAACCTCTGTTTTGGTTGTCTACTGTGGCATTACTATGTAAGCCAGCGACAATAAAGGAACAATTAcgacacacacataaaaaacaaaaactcatGTTTCACATTGCATAATTCCTCTATTAATTAACAggtgaaattaataataaatggcTTTCTTCGACATGAATACACCTTTCTGCAGAACAAACCTAAACCAGCCACTTTAAAGCATTTACAAGGAGTGAAAGTGCTCGATTTGCATTTCTTGACTGACCAATCAGTGTAAAAATAATCGTTAGATGCATCTCCATGTCTTATTGATAAGGATCACTTTTTTGAATTTCACACTAATGATTACAGAgctgccaaaaaaacaaaacaaaacaaaaaaacagccgttattttaaaattacaagtGCAACTGGGTATAAAAGTACAATCAACTATGAAGAAGTCCTAAAACAATGGGTGCCAGATGTCTGGTGCGGACGAATGGTTAAAAAggaaacaagctaaaaaaaaaaggcacatattttccctttttctgtatatatatatatgcagttcTGTTAATGACATGACTTGTTTTAAAACTGTGTCGATATGTTGTTATACAAAACGCGTTTTATTTTCTCAAACCAAGCTGAAGCCGTTATCTCTGTACATATTATttgaaatgattattttaaactgttatCATCTGAAGTTAAAAAGTACGCTATGTGAAGATAAATCGGTAAAAGAGACAATATAATCTGCGCATACTGAACTGTAAGTGCTGCATCTGCTTCAAAAATAAAAGACCTGTGGAACACTACATAGTAAGTGATCTTGGACAATTAGATTTCTTCTACTAATAGTTGATGCTGGGAGTCAAACACCTGAGACGACATGTATGGGATAACCTATCCATGAGATTCACGGTTATGTCATTTCAACAGTTCAGCCATTTTTTAGCTTTTTAGAACCTCTGATTACCCGTCTCTTCCTCCGACTCTATTCTGGTCAATCATGGAGTTCTGTGCTGGGTTGCATACTGTCCCCACCCCTCACCCTCCTTGCGCCGTAGCTCCGCCTCCCTCTGCTGTGTCAGGTGGAGTTGGAGTGAGGTGATGGGGTGGATGTTTAAGGCATCGTGTCCTGCTGCTGGGAGGAGATTCACTTCTGGTGAAAGAGCAGCGGCTTGACGCTCCCAGCTTTGAATTTTGGTAACTGATTGCTGATGATCTCCGCAAGCATTTCGGGAAACTCCACGCTGAGGGATTTATTCACAAACATGTAGAAACAGAAGTTCAGGAGTCCACCCACCATCTGAAGAGATACAGAGGGGTTAGAGATTCAAACAGCATCTGTAATGCACTTCTTCATCAAATGAAAAGTTATTTAGAAATGGAGGAAGTTGATACAttactacttttattcagcaaggatgcattaacttgatcaaaagtgacattaaaaaatgtatcagtttccacaaaaatattaagcagcacaactattttcaacattgataatacaatgaaatgtttcttgagcagcaaatcagcatgatttctgaaggatcatgtgacactgaagactggagtaatgatgctgaaaattcagctttgattacaggaataaattacagtttactatataaaacagtattaataatataataatatttaactgtttttattgcatttttgatcaaataaatgtagccttggtgatcaAAAAAgacctctttaaaaaaaatcttactgaccccaaacttttaaatagtagTGTACGTCAAAAAATAGGACCAATTatgatttatgttgtttttaaactaaaatgacatGACATAAAAGACATTTGCTCTGTTTCAAAACCCAGTGAGTTGCCTCAGTAGGCAGCATCAGAGGCAAACTCCTCATTTAAAGGCTGAAAAACGTGAAGCGGGCCCTAACGAATTTCGTTACAATCAGCATCCATTAACCTTGACAGCCGCTCGAACTTCATTGGCCGACGGAGGCtgtgttttttgagatacgcgaATGTCCTCGTAGACAATCGTGGCACCTTGGACAAAAACACCGCATGCCAGTTTTTAAGTCAATCGGACTGACTGTTGCATAGGTATAGCCGTATtcgtgttttattttatagggCCACCAAGTGGCCAATCGCTGAGATTTTTTTCATGTGATCAAAAAATTGAGCCCATAAACATgagtaccgagtttggtgaaaatatctcattcggTTCAAGAGTTACAGTGAAATgaaattctaacttttttttgataattattgatgtTTGACCTGCAGAGaatctttctgcactggtttggttcagaTCGAgcaaaaaatccaaaatgcaTGAATATTTTGCCAGGGCGATGATCGAATCTGAGAAGTGTGTCTCCAACGATATAAGACTCACTTGAGCCTGCGACGAacggtttaggagttatgagcaattttgtatttttcacCGCTGTagggcgagccttggtgacgttgtaaacggtgtgagtactaccagccctcaaagtttcgaCTTACAACTTACAGTTTGGTCTGCccaatgctgatccttggaaaatttaacaattacaatagagtTTCAGCGCTacatgcttgaacccctaattattttactataatatataatataaagctgttaatttagtaatatttaaatgatttaaaatagtgcagtctattaaaggattagttcactaaaatttctgataatttactcacccccatgtcatccaagatgtttatatctttctttcttcagttgacaagaaattaaggtttctgaggaaaacaaggatttttctccatatagtggacttcactggttggaggtccaaatgtcagtttcagtgcagcttcaaagggctctgcatgatcccagacgaggaataagagtctaatctagcgaaacaatcggccatttttgaaaagaaaaaaaaaaaaaaaaaaatatatatatatatatactttttaagcacaaatgctcgtcttgcactgctctgcgatgcgccatgcattacgtaatcacgttggaaaggtcacgtgtgacgtaggcggaagtaccgagcaagtgtttacaaagcgaatgtgcaaagactaagtcaaacggcctttacaaaaaaaggcaaGACAACgatgtcagacgattttgaagtaCTTTCGTGTCaagtgtgacctttccaacgtgattacgtaatgcacggcgcatcgcagagcagtgcaagatgagcatttgtgcttaaaaactatatacattttttagaaaatggctgatggTTTCTCGAGATAAgcctcttattcctcgtctgggatcatgtagagctctttaaagcttcactgaaactgacatttggaccttcaacccattgaaccccagtgaaaaagagaaaaatcctggaaagttttcctcaaaaagaaagacaaaaacatcttggatgacatggcggtgagtaaataatcaggaaatttgaattctgaagtgaactaatcttttaagtaTAATACAATAAGAAGGTctattttacccaatatttgtgAGAGCCATGTATATCCATCCTTATTAGAGTATTGCATCATTATCTTAGCAACATGCAATGCTCTACTGGGATAAACTGCTGAATCGAGTCTCCCGAGCGGTATTAGTATGACGCACAGAGTTGCTGCCTATGGACAGTGTTCTATATTAGTCCATCTCAGTTTGGGAGCTGCCTCCTGTATAGAGTTTGGAGCAGAGCCATAATTTTCTATGAGCATTATTTAGGATAAACTTCATTACATCGTGCATGGAGTCCAGTAGCTTAGTGAGCTGATAGAATCGCTGCCAGTTCTGGCTGGAGTTCTCCTCTCTCTTCACAATGGCCTTGCCCAGTTCTTTAATGTAAGACATTCGCAGCTCATCGAATACTGACTGGCTCTTCAAACCATCCTTCGGTACTGAGAAAccacaaaaaacataaaaaggttTTGTTATGGTCCCCTGTAAAATGATGTTGGTTTGTTAAGCTCATTTTGACACCAAATGAACACATCTGGACCATACATATGGATCAAGCATCAACGGCTTCTGAAGTAGCTCACCTGTGCTCAGGAGCAGAAGCACTTTCATGCACAGGTACTCCTCATTGGACACCTGAAGTCTCACAAACTCATTGGAGATCTTCAGCATCTGTTCACATTGATCATTCATGTAGGGCAACTTCATCCTCTCTCTGTGGACAGAGACAAATAACTCTTATATGATATGTTAAACAGCCAAAGTAAAAGATGTTACTTGAGGCTTGCGCTGCCTGTCTCTTTGTGAGAGGCTTTCGtgaaatcaaaacaaataaagAGTAACAGCACACATAAAGAACTTCAGAAATAAGAAACATGACTTGtggtaaaaattcaaaacattgagttttttttatttataacatatgatataGTAACATAACATGACCAAGGAAGCCATTTTGCTGAATATTATCATgactacaaataaataaacaagtagttaatattaagttacttacatttttcacacaatattgactgtttttgttctatttcaccaacgaaaatagttccaaacataGCAAAACTATTGCGCATTCTCAAAGCAACACTCGGCTGTGTTttgttactgaatgattcagcgttttgaacgaatcactTGAATGACTCAATAGCTATGACTCAATATGTTTCCATCAccatttttatgcgcattttgaagTATCGCATCAGAAACGAGTGATTGAAACGCCAAAGTTTGAATAAAAATCACTTGAGGTGGTTTTTGACCTGTGCAAAAAAGAGTTAATGCGaataatgggagatggaaacacatttgccGAATAAATTCTGATGTAGCGAACGTTAAACCCACGTAACTAATTGTAATCGGCTGTTTCTGCTGATGGTGTTGTAACAGAAAACTTTATGTTTGATTCTGTTATGATGCATTAATTCTGGATGTACTGGCGCTcgttgtgtgtgtaaatgtgtactTTTGTACTAGAGTGTCGTGGGTTTTTCAGGGTTGTCCTCTCAATAAAGTCGAGAAGAGTTCAGACGGCTCTCGTTTATTGTTTTCTTATTCATAAGTGTTTAGGTGAACTCTTCCCGACCGCTCGTTcactgtgttttatttactgttggttacTAGGTTACCAATACCACCGTCATCCAATCAAACAACTTGATGGAAACGCACCTAATCTTTTTTTGCGAACTTTGAAAAGATTTGCTACGTttttggatggaaacccagctGACTTgtgacttgccgccacctactggcagtttagtttcatGTTTAGAAGTATCATTGCACTTTTCccaacatttctcatttgtatattcaaaaatgtatttaaaacattaatctcataacattaaaggattagttcacttcagaattaaaatttcctgataatttactcacccccatgtcatccaagatgtttatgtgtttctttcttcagtcgaaaagaaattgaggtttttgaggaaaacattccaggatttttctccatatagtggacttcactggggttcaacgggttgaaggtccaaatgtcagtttcagtgcagcttcaaagagctctacacgatcccagacaaggaataagagtcttatctagagaaacaatcggccatttcctaaaaaaaataaaaattatatactttttaaccacaaatgctcgtcttgcactgctctgtgatgcgccacgcctACAtaacgcgtgacctttccagcctgattatgtaatgtgcggcgcatcgcagagcagtgcaagataagcatttgtggttaaaaagtatataatttttagtaaatgtacgatggtttctctagataagacccttattcctcatctgggatcgtgtagagctctttgaagctgcactgaaactgacattcaacccgttgaacccccagtgaagtccaccatatggagaaaaatcctggaatgttttcctcagtaaattatcaggaaatttgaactctgaagttaactaatcctttaagtctgtAAAAGCTGATCACTGATAAAAATgttgcttcagaataaattatccttttttttctcccccgGACAAGTAACTTTTTACTCGTACAAGTGAATAATCAAGCACATGACAAggcttattgtcgagccctatTCCTACAGTACGGATAGTTCCAGTTCTTGTTAAACGTTGGGGCTTATTGCACATGACCTGTTATATGAAATACATACTCATTTATCACCAGGTCTGGAGCGAAACACAGCATGTTTCCATTACACTGCTGGTATGATCTCCAACCCAGTCCAAAAGACATGAGGAACAGCCAGGAACATTGCAGGAGGGTCATCTGATCGTCCAGGTGAAGGTTCCGGAACCCTAAAAAGTGCAAAATAGAGGTTTTTAGAACGTTATGCGGTTGAAGGACTTTTTGAAGATGTCCCAAGTTGTACCTGGAAGAGCTTTGGCCCATTTGACTGCAGAGATGACTTGCCGGCCGCCCAGCCTGTTCAGAGTGGTCATGAGGCGGGTGGACGTGTCCGGTATGGTGCTGTCGTATCCGGCATAGATGGTGTCCGGCTCAATGGCCTTTAGTAGTGACAGCATGGTGGGCACCAGCTGAGGCATGGGTTTGGGTACCAGTGCCCGCGCCTCGGGCAGTGGAGGAAGACTGCGCTCTGGAATCGTCGGCTGCTGGATTACCTTTCCTGTTTGACGCCCCTTCTTGGTTTTACGGGCTGAGCAGTGAATGAGGAAAGTTTACAATAGTCAAACTTTATGCATTTCCCTTAAttgaattttacatttgttaTAAATCTAAACTGACATTTGGGGACACAGTGGTATAATTATGTAATAGGTAGAACATTTTGTGTTACCCTCTAGGTTCATGCCTGCCATGAGGCATTTGCGGAAACGACAGGCAGGGCAGTTCTTCCGGCGGATTTTGTCAATGATGCAATCGTTCCGTCCAGCGCACAGGTAATTGTGTTGCCCTATGAGAATCAAGAGTAGTGTGGATTAGACAGGATGCACTCGCTCATCATGAACAGAAGCTGTCAAGCATGAATTTGctacttttttaaatgaacaaatgtgCATAATGAACATTTCTGCCACTAAAATAAACGGTAATTAACAGAAGTTCCTGTAAAATCTTGCCTGCATATTATTAGAATGCATTTCCTCTGTCAAGCAGAGATACATTTCAACACCCACAGAATAAAAAGAGTTTTGACCAAAGAATGACTCATAGTTCGACTCATCTGAAATAGACATGCAATGAGAAGTCAGAACATGCTGGAAGGTTGTGGTCTCTAACTACCTAATAAGGCAAAGAAtatcacatatttttgtttccCACTGATTTGTCTTGTTGACCAGCCTtcatcccttgtgaaaaagaaatgtgCTTAAATGTATTGCATGTGCAATTGTAGTGTACTTACAGTGttgatcaaaagtttggacatattagtatttttaatgtctcttatgctcgtCAAGCCtgcattatttgatcaaaaatacagcaaaaacagtaatattgtgaaataaaattacaatttactttaaaatataatttcagctgaattttcagcatcattactgcagccttcagagtcacatgatccttcagaaatcattgtaatatttagatttataatcaatgttggaaagcttaatatttttttggaacctgtgatactttttacaggattcattgatgaataaaagattaaaaagaaatcttttctaacaatataaatctttactatcactttttatcaattgctgaataaaagtattgatttcttacaaaaaataaaaaataaaaattaaaattactgaccccaaacttttaaaacagtagtgtatattattagaaaagatttctaatttaaagctgcagtccgtaagttttgccgctttgtcgccatctctgtttgaaacctgcaattgcagttagatgcggaattatcattttacgtgggttgtgcatcggcacggctcctcagcgcggatgaatctaatgttttgaggagaatgtactccggaatcacagattgtagtcttggaagtatgaccaaaataagaattttcaccggaaaatgtcttctgaacaaatctgccacttttgttctgaccaactgagggggaaaaaaaaaaggattacaataaatcgctactaatggtgattaaatctaaagatcacttagctcatatcacatcaaaccgtgcaaattattattattgttattctttgttctcaaattgttaatgttaacaacatcagcattgcgtgactgtgtgtatttattagcgttacctgtagatttcaatttctgtacagtctaatctctaacgttaatttgtcataccatacaatccgctatcaaaatgataagtttaattattgcagctgctgagagaaaaggctataaattatCCGCCATCCTCACATGGTAtagctactagctgggactcgttctttatgtaaacagacgtgatgtaatgatGCAAAGACAAATGGcagcatgctcgaatttccctggttatgtacttgctcaaaaattgattttaaacaaaaaaagtgacggactgcagctttaaataaatgatgttctttttattcctcaaagaatcctgaaaaaagtatcacaggttgtAAAAAAATATCGAGCAGCacaaacactgataataaatcagcatattagatgatttctgaagggtcatgtgacactgaagactggagtaatgatgctgaaaattcatctttgcatgactgaaataaattctactttaaagtatattaaaatagaaaaccattattttaaattgtaataatatttcacaatattactgtttttactgtatttttgatcaaataaatgctagcCACAGATATAAAACAAAGATACAGGTGTATTCCTCACCTTCAACTGCTCTCTTAAAGAAGACTTTACAGCTTCCACAGGTGAGGACTCCATAATGGCAGCCCGAAGCTTCATCGGAGCACACCAGACAGATCTTGTGTATGCCGGTGCCGGACTTTCCAACAGCTGAAGATGTGGCAGAGCTGTCTTCAGGTCTGAAACACACAGAACACAGGAGCATATTAatgtacagaaaaaatattaattaaataataatcaacatTGTTCACTTGGGCTGACAAGAACTAACCATCAGCTACACAAATTTATTTATCACTGAAATATATTCAGTGAAATATATCTTCATAGCAAGTAGTTAGAAGCCAATGCAATGATTACGAAACATAAAAGAGGATGTTAGActagccaccagggggcgacaGCTGAATGTGGCCTAAACATGTAGCACCTCCACACTGGCTGCACGAAGCCACATTTGCAACgcccacacacacattcagcgTGAGAGAAAGACCGATAATACAAGTAGTCCTTCAGtgtagcagaaataaaataaacagggGCTTGCATGCAAATCCATCAAGTGAAGCAAAGCGAAAAGGAGGAGAGAACAGTTGCATATCCTCTTTAGTCAGCACGAATGTGTTTCCATGCAATAACAGATAACATCTGCTTTGTAGATCAGTGATCAAATACAACATTAAAGACAAACAGCTGTTGATTTTCGGTCTAAATTTACTGTGTAGACTTTATAATGACATAGGAACATACCTATGACTTAACTGGTACAGATTTTGTGATATACTACAGTTGATATATTTGCATGACTATCAGTGGTCAGCCCTGCTTTACTGTATTCACATGTGAGAGAAACAAAGAAACATGGAGTAATGTGAAGATACAGAATGAGACATGTCCCAAACAAGCCAAGACAAGACAGATCATGTTTGGCACAAAGCGAAACTTCCTTTGTTTACAGTTGTTAAGTAATGTCACGACTTGCAGCATTAATACATGACCCAGTTGATATGTATTTATTAGTCTGATTTAAGTCTATGACTAACAAGTTACATAATATGAAGTTGTTTTTGCACAGATGCCTGATTTATTGCTTTGTTATCAATAATATTATCCTTTGGTTTGCGTCTATCAAGTTCCAACTAAATAATCAAATAAGACACCTGTCATTTGTGTTAAGTATTTTATTGATATTACTAGACATACTTCATGATTATGCAATATATAAAGTACACTCACATCTACTCTTATGGTGATAGATTTTATTGTCCTTAAAAAAAgctgtgttttttttggcgGTTTATTGAGCTAGTTACTTGTGCAATTAAATTTAATA
Encoded proteins:
- the nr3c1 gene encoding glucocorticoid receptor, whose translation is MDQGGLKNGAKRDERLNTLDYSNNPVEGILRSGIQSAMSVAPTSIVPQPSPLMQPVSADLPNGLSNSPTLEEHSTSTLGIFAEDSELKAFGKEQRAQQQQAQGSYTLGDSFSSLEASIADLNSASPSMDSLIGGVDPNLFPLKTEDFSPMDKGDMDLDQDSFGPIGKDVDVGNHKLFSDNTLDLLQDFELDGSPSDFYVADDAFLSTIGEDALLGDLTTNTERDTKATISVSSTVNGVSTSSPSNTTTSLATVKVEKDSIIQLCTPGVIKQENAGGTNYCQIGLHSAPINICGVTTSSGQSFLFGTSSSTAAVSQQKDQKPVFNVYTPLTSSEDSWSRGQGFGNASGMQQRASECFSKNFSSPYARPEDSSATSSAVGKSGTGIHKICLVCSDEASGCHYGVLTCGSCKVFFKRAVEGQHNYLCAGRNDCIIDKIRRKNCPACRFRKCLMAGMNLEARKTKKGRQTGKVIQQPTIPERSLPPLPEARALVPKPMPQLVPTMLSLLKAIEPDTIYAGYDSTIPDTSTRLMTTLNRLGGRQVISAVKWAKALPGFRNLHLDDQMTLLQCSWLFLMSFGLGWRSYQQCNGNMLCFAPDLVINEERMKLPYMNDQCEQMLKISNEFVRLQVSNEEYLCMKVLLLLSTVPKDGLKSQSVFDELRMSYIKELGKAIVKREENSSQNWQRFYQLTKLLDSMHDMVGGLLNFCFYMFVNKSLSVEFPEMLAEIISNQLPKFKAGSVKPLLFHQK